The following proteins are encoded in a genomic region of Alphaproteobacteria bacterium:
- a CDS encoding prevent-host-death protein, with protein sequence MLHIGIRRMRAELSRLDELLAREGEIVITRHGKAIGRLLPPLVEAAPPSHADLRAAMPRLEVGSEVLLRQNREAR encoded by the coding sequence ATGCTCCACATCGGCATCCGCCGGATGCGCGCCGAGCTCAGCCGTCTCGACGAGCTGCTGGCCCGCGAAGGGGAGATCGTCATCACCCGCCACGGCAAGGCCATCGGTCGCCTGTTGCCGCCGCTGGTCGAGGCAGCGCCGCCATCGCACGCCGACTTGAGGGCCGCCATGCCCAGGCTCGAGGTGGGCAGCGAGGTGCTGCTGCGCCAGAACCGCGAGGCGCGATGA